The DNA sequence TTTGAGCCGGGTAGTGAGGTCATTGTGCCTTCCAATGCGTATATAGCCTCCGTACTGAGTATAACCCTGGCCGGTCTTACACCCGTTTTTGTGGAGCCTGACCCGGCTACGTATCTGCTCGATCCCGCTCGTATCGATGCGGCTGTTACGGCGCGAACCAAAGCAATTCTGCCCGTACACCTCTATGGCCGGTGCTGCGCCATGACGGCCATCAACGCGGTGGCCAGTGCGTATGATCTGCTCGTGCTGGAAGATGCTGCACAGGCCCATGGTGCCCGGTACAGTGGGAAGCGGGCGGGTGCGCTGGGCCATGCCGCCGGCTGGAGCTTCTATCCCAGTAAAAATCTGGGTGCGCTGGGCGATGCGGGGGCCATAACGACCAACGACGACGATCTTGCCGACCGCCTTCGGGCGTTGCGTAACTACGGCTCGGCGCAGAAATACGTGAATGACTATGTGGGTGTCAACAGTAGGCTGGACGAACTGCAGGCGGCTATTCTGTCGGCAAAACTGCCCCGGCTGGATGAAGAGAATCACCGTCGGCGGGCGCTGGCTGCTTTGTACCTGAACGGTATCCGGCAGACCAGCCTGCGTTTGCCCCCCGCCGATCAGGTCGACCAGGATGTGTGGCATCTGTTTGTGGTCCGGCATCCCCGGCGCGAGTTGTTCCGGTCGTACCTGCGCGAGCGGGGGATCGGGACGGATGTGCATTACCCCATTGCGCCCCATCACCAGCGGGCTTACCACCCGTTTGCGCACCAGTCGTTGCCCATTTCGGAGCAGCTGCATGAGGAGGTTGTTAGCCTGCCGCTCAACCCAACCCTGACCGATGCGGACGTGGCCTATATTATTGACACCGTAAATTCGATGCGGGAATGACAGAAATTCACCGGCTCCCCGTCACGTATCCGCTCGCCTGGCCTCTGAAGCTGTCCGTCGTGATACCCGTCTATAACAGCGAAGGCACCATTGCCCGGCTCGTTGAGCGGCTGCACGTGTGTCTGGGCGACTGGGATTTTGAGATTGTGCTTGTCAATGATGGTAGTGTTGATGGATCAGAGCAGGTTTGCCAGCAACTGGCCGACACGCATGATACCGTACAGTTCATCTCCCTCCGCCGGAATTTCGGGGAGTTCAATGCCGTCCTTTGCGGTCTGACGCACGCTCGCGGGCAATATACGGCCATCATCGACGATGATTTTCAGAACCCGCCTGAGTCTATTCTGACCCTGCTGAAAACGGCCGAGCGTGGGCAGTTCGATGTTGTCTATAGCCGCTACGCCGAAAAAAAACACCATTGGTTCCGAAATGTGGGCAGCTGGCTGGTCAACGCCCTGACGACCTACTCCCTTGGGAAACCCCGTGGGCTGTACCTGTCGAGCTTCAAGCTTATCCGGCGTGAGGTTGTCGATGAGATCATTGCCTATACCGGACCGTATCCTTACATCGACGGGCTCATTTTCCGGGTCACGCGCAACATCGGCAGCGTAGAGGTACCCCATAATCCCCGTTCGGAAGGACAGTCAAATTACACCCTTCGGAAACTAATTGCCTTGTTTCTGAACGTATTCATCGGCTACTCGCTCTGGCCAATCCGAATCTTCACGGTGGCGGGCGCGGTTATGTTCGGGCTGGGCCTGGTAACCGGGCTTATACTGTTGGCTGGCGAACTGGCAGGGGCGTTCACGGTGTCGGGGCTGGGGCTGATTGGCTGGGGTATTGGAACGGGGCTGGGGTTGCAATTACTGTTTATGGGCGTTCTTGGTGAATACCTCGGTAAATTATTCATGGCACATAGCGGATTACCGGCCTATGTGGAAAAACGCCGGAAAGAGCGGGTTACCGACTAGAACGCCCGGCGTTTCTGTCCACCCGTTCCGGCACTTCGTTTAGAATCGTTTGTATGATTGGTCGCTCGGATGAATACGAAAAAATGTACCGGCTCGAAGGGCAGTTATGGTGGTACCGTATCCTGCACGAGCGGGTCGATGCGGTGTTGCGCCGGCACTTCGGTACCCAGCGGGACATTCAGCTGCTGGACGCGGGCTGCGGCACGGGTGGCCTGTTGCGCTTTCTGCAACAGCGTGGGTATACCCGGTTGCGCGGTATCGACGGGTCGGCCGATGCGGTGGCGTTCTGTCAGGCCCGCGACCTGCCCGTCGTTTTCCTGAACCTGAATCACCTGGACCAGTTTGAGCCGGAGACAACGTACGATGTTATCGTGTGCAATGATGTATTCTGCTACTTCGACGATACCAATCTGATTCCCCTGGTCAACCAGCTGGTTCGGCGACTGCGGCCCAACGGCATACTGATCACCAATAATAACGCGTTCAATGTGTTCCGGGGCCAGCATGATCGGGCGGTTGGCAGCATGCGCCGGTTCGTCCAGAAAGATCTGGAACAGCTGCTGATCCCAGCGGGGCTGCAGATTCGCACTGCTACCTACTGGAGTCTGCTGCTGTCGCCCTTGATTCTGTTGATGCGGCAGTGGCAGGACTGGCAGTTACGCCGGGGCTGGCGAGCGCTGGAAGAGGCCGAGTCGGACGTGTATATGCCGCCCGCCTGGCTCAACGAAACGCTTTATCGCATCGTACGGGCCGAACAAACGGTATTCGCCCGAACCCCCTTCGGCAGTTCGCTGTTTATAACAGCCGGTAAGTAGGTACGCCGGGTCGTGGGTTCGTGAAAAAACGGTCCCACAACCGACGGGTGTGCTACTGATCAACGGCTTAACTACATTCTTGCATGTTCACCGGAATTATTGAAACCACCGGCCTGGTGTCGGGTATTGAGGCAGAAGGTACCAACCTGACCTTCCGAATGGAGTCGGCGCTGGCCTCCGAACTAAAAATAGACCAGAGTGTCAGCCACAACGGAGTCTGTCTGACCGTAACGAGCGTTGCCGACGGTAGCTACACGGTAACGGCGGTCGATGAAACACTTCGTAAAACAAACCTCGGGCAGGTCAAACCCGGCGACCGGGTTAATCTGGAACGCTGCATGCCCGCTACGGGTCGCTTCGACGGTCATATCGTACAGGGCCACGTCGACCAGACCGGTATCTGTACCGGAGTGCAGGATATGAACGGCAGTTGGCTGTATGATTTCCGGTACGATGTCGATGCGGCTGACAACGTAACGGTCGAAAAAGGGTCTATTTGTATCAACGGGGTCAGTTTGACCGTTTTCAATTCGGAGCCTAACCAGTTTCGGGTCACCATCATCCCATATACGTACGAACATACCAATTTCAGGGAGTTAAAAGCAGGCGATACTGTAAATCTGGAATTCGATATTGTTGGGAAATACATTAAAAAAATGCTGGCCGGATACCGGTAAGCGGTTTGGGATTCTGCTACTTTTGTGCAGATCCGCTTACGGGCATATCCCCCGCCGGATACTCAACTCATGAATTCACTCGCCTACCGGCATACACGTTTTATACTCTATACCTTGTTGAATGGCTAAGATCAGCACCCGATCCTTTACTGACCTGCTGATTCATATTGGCATCATCATCGCCCTGGTAACTGCGTTATTTCTGGCTTTTTTCTTCGTTTATCTGCCCTATACCACCAACCACGGGCAGACCATTACGGTGCCCGATGTGACGCGTCTGAGCCTCGATGAACTGCAGAATATCCTGGATGACCGCAACCTGCGTTATGAAGTGAGCGACTGCACCTTTGTGGCTGGTGCCCAGCCGCTGACGGTTATCCAGCAGTACCCGCGCGCCAATATGAAGGTGAAGGAAGGCCGGAAAATCTACATCACCATCACGCGCCGGGTGGCTCCTATGGTACCCATGCCGCAACTGGTTAGCCTGACGTTTCGCAGTGCCGAACTGAACCTGCGTTCGATGGGACTTGAGGTGGGCGACAAGGATTATGTACCCGATGTAGCCAAGAACGCCGTACTGCGCCAACTCTACAATGGCAAGGAAATTGCAGTCGGTACGCCGGTGCCCAAGGGTGCCAAAATTGACCTCGAAATTGGCGACGGGCTGGGAAATACGATGTTCGATATTCCCGACGTTGTAGGATTGCAGATTGACGAAGCCGAAGCGGCTATCCGTGGCTCCAACCTGAAAATAGGCACTAAAATCCCCGTCGACGATCCCGAAAAAGAAGTGGGTACGGTGGTTCGGCAACGGCCCGAAGCCCGGTCGGGCGAGCGGATTCGGGTGGGCGAAACGATGGATTTGTGGGTAGTAGGACCGGTTGACCCGGATCGATAAACAGCGCGTCCGGCATGGATACCAAATGACACTTGCTTTACCTGATCGGTCGTACGGAAAGGCGGCCCGGCATTTTCTGGGCAACGTAGTACTTCTGTTGTACTGCTGCTTTAGTTTGCCCGCACGGGCGCAAACACCGCTTACTCTGCCGTTTTTCGACGATTTCTCCACTAACGCCCGGACAGGTATTGCCGGGGTCGACCAGCCCGACCCCAACCGCTGGCAACCCGGCAGCGGGGTATACCTGAACAATACCATGTCCATTAACCACCCGACGGTTGGTATGGCATCGTTCGACGGGCTGGCCGCCAACGGGCTTCCTTACGTGCGCAATAATCAGTTTGCCCAGGGCTACACCGATACGCTGGCCTCACGCCCCATCAATCTGGCGGGGCTGGTGGCTGCCGATTCGGTCTACCTGAGCTTCTACTGGCAGATTCGGGGGCTGGGCGAGCTACCCGACGCGGGCGATTCCCTGACGGTTCAGTTTCTGGACCGCACCGGTGTCTGGCGAACGGTCTGGACCGTTGAAGGCGGACTCCCGAACAATAACTTCCCGCAGGCGTTCATCCCCATCCGGTCGGCAACGTACCTGCACGGCGCATTTGCCTTCCGGTTCCGGTCCTACGGGCGCAGTTCGGGACCGTTCGATACATGGAATATCGATTACGTTTACCTGAACCGGGGCCGGTCGGTCAATGATCGTTTTGTAAAAGACGTTGCCGTTCGTCAACCACTCAGTCCATTCCTGAAACGGTATACGGCCATGCCACTGGCGCAATACCGGGTCAATCCGGCGGCCGAAACGGCCGATTCGGTCACGACCGATATCAACAATCTGTTCAACAACTTTAACTTCACTACGTTCCGGTTCTCGGTGCGCGATGAGGTATCGGGACGTAGTATACAGGAAGATCCCCAAACCAACACAACGCTTATCCCTTCGCTGAGCTCGCAGCGCAAAAGCGCTCGTCCCGCACCCGTTACCAACCTGGGAACGGCCACTCGGGCGGTGCTCCGCTACAAAGTGGATCTGCTCACCACCGACGATCAAAATCCATCCATTCCCGGCGTGAACCTGCGCCGGAACGATACTATCTCGGCGCAGGCTGTACTCGATGATTACTACGCCTATGACGATGGCTCGTGGGAGTTTGGGTTGCAGATTGGCCCCCGGGAGCGGGTAGCTGTACGGTATATTCTGAACAAGCCCGACGCGATTTCGGGCGTCCGGGCGGTGATTGTGCCGTTTCGTACCAACCAGACCGGCCAGCCGTTTGTGCTGAGCGTATTCAATAATCGAAACGGAGTGCCGGGTACGGCTATATACCAGAAATCGTTCACGACCCAGTATGCTCCTTACCGAAATGGGTTTGTCGAGTTCAAATTCGATCAGAGCATTGCTGTACAGGATACGTTTTATGTGGGCTATCAGCAGATCAGTACCAGCGACACAACCTTTTTGCGGCTGGGCGTGGACAAGAATAGTCCTTTTAGCCGTCAGATTTTTTACAGCGGAGGTACCGACTGGGCGCAGAATGGTGTGTCTGACGCACTGAATGTGCAGGGCGCCTTCATGCTACGGCCCGTGATGGGCGGTACCGTGTCGGGTGTTGTCACGGCCACCCCCGAACCCGAGCCGCTAATTCCTTTAGTAGCCTATCCGAACCCAACGACTGGTATTATTCGTTGGGATAGCAACCGGCTGAGCCGGCTGGAAGTGATGAGCGCTGGCGGTCGGCTGTTGTATGGCCTTGAACCCGGACGGGGCCAGCAATCGACCGATCTGAGTTACCTGCCCGATGGAGTTTACCTGCTGCGGCTCATTGAGAAGGAGCGGGTGGTGGTTCAGAAACTCCTTATCAGCCGCTGACAAAGCCGGGATGGACAGAAGGTGTGAAAGATATTAACCGATAAAACAATGGATATTACCGTACAGGAGTTAAAAGAGCGTCTCGAAAAAGGCGAGAAACTGAACCTGATCGATGTTCGCGAGCCGAACGAATACGAAGCCGACAACATTGGCGCTACGCTGATTCCGCTGGGCGATCTGCCCTACGAACTGGACCAACTCGATGGCTTGCAGGATGAAGAAGTGATCGTGCACTGCCGCTCGGGTAAGCGTAGTGAAATGGCGCAGCAGATTCTGGAGCAAAACGGGTTCAACAATGTCCGTAATGTAATTGGTGGTATGCTGGCCTACCGCGCACAGTAGAGAAAAGCAGGCGGTATGATGTGCGACGTTCGTTCTGCATCATACCGCCTGCTTCATCCATTTTTTTAGAATCCCTTCCGCGTCGTTCGCGCCAAACCACTGGTAATTGCCCTGGTTACGAAACCAGGTCAACTGGCGCTTGGCATACCGGCGGGAGTTTCGCTTGAGCAGCCTGATCATTTCTTCTTCGTCATAGACCCCGTCCAAATAAGGAAAGACTTCCTGATACCCCACCGTTTGCAGGGTGGGAAGGGCGCGGTAGGGCAGGAGCGTATGTACCTCGCCGATCAAACCCGCCGACAACATGGCATCCATCCGCGCATCAATGCGGGTGTATAATTCATCACGGGGCCGTTCCAGGGCAACCATAATCGACTGGAACGGGCGTTCAATCGCCTGCTGCCGCCGAAACGACGAATAGGGTTCCCCAGACGACAGGCATACCTCCAGCGCCCGCGTCACCCGGATTGGATTTTGCAGATCGGCGGTTTCGGCGTAGACGGGGTCGAGTTGGCGTAATTCAGCCTGAAGCACCGACAGGCCTTCCTGCTGAAACCGGTCTAGTAGCTGCTGCCGCAAGGCCGGATCAACGGGTGGCAACTCATCCAGACCGAAACAGACGGCATTAATGTACAGGCCCGTCCCACCCGAAAGAATAACAACATCCTTGCTCTGAAATAACTCAGCTAACACCGCCAGGCATTCCCGTTCGTAGCGTCCGGCGTTGACCGGATCGTGAATGCTATGCGAATCGATAAAATGGTGCGGTACCCCGTCCATTTCGGCGGGGGTGGGTTTTGCCGTACCAATAGTCAGTTCGCGGTATAACTGGCGGGAGTCGGCCGAGACAACATCGGTTCGGAGTTGTTTGGCCAGCTGAACGCAGAGACTGGTTTTGCCAACGGCCGTTGGCCCGGCTATGACAAGTAATGTTTTCAAGAAAGACGTAGCTGACTGTAGACTACAAAAGTAATTGTTTACCAGGATTATTGGCCCGTAGACATTGAAGGCGTTCGTAACGGGCTTGATAACGACTCGCACAGCTCTATTCCGAGCGGGTTACCTGATTAAATTTATGCCATACACGATATTATTTTGTCGTCGAAATACTTATAAGTGTTTATAGCTATAGTAAAACTAACACATACCATCGAGCCGTGAGGAATCCCCGCCTGGACTTACTCCCCCGTAAGCAGTACATGAGTCGGCTATAAAGACGGTATTTATTGAACGGCGCCCATTCGTAACCTGTATTGCGTTACTTGTATTGGTACGTTTTAGGTGAGTAGTTCTCCCGTCGTGTCTATAGGCATCATAAACAATTGCATTTTTTTTATTAGGCTTCCCCCTGATAGGTAATCAGTTACGGATGCAGAATTGTGTACCTAGGGCAGGCGTACCAGATTTGTTACAGAATAAGAAGTCAAAGATTTATCTTTGTTAAAATCTCTTCAACTACTTTCTAGTCAGTAAGTTACCCACCAATTGGTAAGTCAAGGTTTATTTATGAACGGACAGTCTCGAACGCATACCATCGTTGATAACTCCCAGGTAGTGCTCAAAAAGACACTGGATATTATTTGTGGAAAGTGGCGTTTATATATCATCTTTCAGTTAGGCAAAGAATTTCGTCGGTATGGTGAATTAAGGCGTATGATTCCCGACGTCAGTGAGAAAGTTTTGGTGCAGGAACTCAAAGCCTTGGCCGCGCTCGGCGTCGTTGAAAAGCGGTCATACAACGAAGTGCCGCCCCGGGTTGAATACGGACTGACACCCAAAGGTCTTCATATACTACCTACTCTATTAGAGTTGACAACTATAGGGGAAGTATTTCTTGAGCCGTAACATATAACTATTTTGGGTTCTTTTCGTTATTCATCGACATTGAAAACTAATTATTCGATGAATAGAAGGGTATACTCTTTATTTACTAAAATAGCGTTACTGTTAACTGTTGTAGTTGGCACGGTCGGCACCGTACGGGGGGCCGTAGGGCATCTGCCGGATCATTCCGTCCCGGTTACTGCGAAAACGAAAAAAGCCGGGCGGTATGATAAAACGCTGCGGTTCAACGTATATTCGTTCAACGTTAGTGCTGCCGATAGCGCCAATGCTCGTCAACTCACGGTAAAAGCATACCGGGGTACCCTGTTGCTGACCAACTTCAAGGTCCAGCTCGACGGTTCCATCATCAACGCGGAGGTTGGCGATCTGGATAAAAATGGCTTTCCTGAATTATATGTTTACAGCATGAAGGCCAACTCGCTTGGGCGCGTTCATGCGTGGCAATTCCTCGCCGACCGTAAAGCCTCTATCACACCCGTCAACTGGCCCTTGGCTACCGATAAAGCCTATATGGGACAGGACAGTTTGTGGATCGACCGGGCAAGCTTATGTCGTAAATACCCGGCTTATCAAGTCGTGAACGGGAAGAAAGTGGCCACCGGCAAAACGCACTGGGTACGTTACCGTCTGAAAGCCGTTGGGTCTAGTTTCGCGCTGGTTGCGGAGCCACGGCGGTAGTGCCTTTTGTTCATAAAAAAAACGTACTGGAGCAGATAGGGCCATTGGTAAGTCCCATCTGCTCCAGTACGTTCAGGCGTGCTACCGGATTAGAAAAGCCGGTAGGCGAGTGAAACCGTGGCAATACCCAGAAACCCGGTTATGTTGCTGTCTTTATACACACCTCCCACCGGCACCGCGTACCGTACATCGACATCCAGTTTGTTGATGGGGGAGAAGCCCGCACCAAGTTCCAGCGCGTAGGTAAAGTCTTTTACTTCAAGGCTGCCCGCTTCGTACTTATTGAGCAGGTTTGTAGTACCGCTCGTGGGTGGAATGGCCGTTTCGGGAAAGCCAATGGCTGCGTTGCCATTGATCCGGCCGCTGTTGACCCGTTTGGCTTCGGCTTTCTGAACGAAAATGAAGTTAGGCCCGGCATACGCCCGCAGCCGACCATCCATGAACCGTTTGCCGAAAAGGATGGGGACGTCAATTGCTTCCAGGATCGATTCCGACGTGACGTCGAGGGTAGCGTTGACCAGGCCCGGCGCTACGCTGATTGGCAACGCATTGGCAATGGCAGCGTTCGCATTAACGTCCAGCGTGACGTTGGTTTTCTGTTTCAGAACGAAGCGATTGTAGGTAACCTCGGCCTGCACGAAGAACGAGTTGAAGTTCTTGCGGGCCCACAAGCCACCCGAGTAGCCATAGCCGATGCCGTCACTTTTGTTTTCAAGGGCAGGCACCTGAACGCCTTCCCGGATTGTTTGACCCGGAATGTTGGTAAAGCCGTGGGTGAACGTGGCACCGCCTTTGATACCGAACTCAATACCCGGCGCTGTAGACTGGGCCGTAGCAGCCGTAGCACTTACGAACAGCAGCGCGGCCAGAGAAAGTTGACTGAATGTTGTCATGATTAATTTTGAAGCAGCACGCGCCGGTAGTTGGCGGGGTTGACCTGTGGAACAGTTGCGTTATATTTGGCATTGATGCCTTTGATGATCTCGTTGGCCATCAGGGCATAACCGGCGGGCGTCAGGTGGATGCCGTCGAGGCTATACACTCCTCCCTGCAGGTAGCTGCCGGTATAGGTTATCCCACTCTGAACCAGTCCCGTTGCCGACGAAATCTGGTTGAGCGCACTGTTGGGGTCTACGTAAGCAACGCCTTTGGCATCGGCCTGGGCCTTCATGATTCCGTTGAACGAATTAATACGGCTAGTCAGTGTTTGTACTTCGCTGGCATCCAGTACGTACTGATCCGGTATGGGGTTGGCTGCGCTCAGGCCCACCCCCCGCGTGATAAAGCTGGTGAGAACCGGGGCAATCGAGAGCAGAAAGTAATCGCCATCGCCCGAGATTTTAACCCCGCCGGGTGCTGATTTGGACTGAATGGCTAAACCGGGAATGCCCTGCGCCTGCAGCAGCGTTTTGATCTGCGCCGTGGCCGTCGTGAAGAAAGGCGTTTGCACAACATTAGGAATGCCAATGACCACCCCTTTGCGGTTGTTCTCGGTCAGCTTACTCATAACGGCCGTGAAATTGGTCGTAAACAGGCTAACGCTCGTCAACCCCCTTGTTTCGTTTTCGGCTCCTACACCGCCGGAGGTGGCGTAGCCCAGGGCATCGTTGTTACCAAGCCAGCAAGAAAAGAAAGTAGCCCCGGCCAGGTTCGTACTGATGTACTGCAGGTAGGTCGTTGCAGCAGCCTGATCGTCCAGGAATCGCTCAAAGTAGGGATTTCCTTCTTTCGAGCCGTAGCCAACCCGCAATACGTCGGCGATGCGAATACCCGGTACCCCCAGGTTCTGATTGGTACCCGTGAACTTCGTATACAGTACCCCTCCCGTCGAGGACAGGCTCCGAACGGCCAGCTGCGTCTTT is a window from the Spirosoma rigui genome containing:
- a CDS encoding DegT/DnrJ/EryC1/StrS family aminotransferase; translated protein: MIPFLDLKRSNEPHQEAIQAATNRVLQSGWYILGEEVSAFERSFAHYCGTRHCIGVANGLDALTLVLKAWAFEPGSEVIVPSNAYIASVLSITLAGLTPVFVEPDPATYLLDPARIDAAVTARTKAILPVHLYGRCCAMTAINAVASAYDLLVLEDAAQAHGARYSGKRAGALGHAAGWSFYPSKNLGALGDAGAITTNDDDLADRLRALRNYGSAQKYVNDYVGVNSRLDELQAAILSAKLPRLDEENHRRRALAALYLNGIRQTSLRLPPADQVDQDVWHLFVVRHPRRELFRSYLRERGIGTDVHYPIAPHHQRAYHPFAHQSLPISEQLHEEVVSLPLNPTLTDADVAYIIDTVNSMRE
- a CDS encoding glycosyltransferase family 2 protein produces the protein MKLSVVIPVYNSEGTIARLVERLHVCLGDWDFEIVLVNDGSVDGSEQVCQQLADTHDTVQFISLRRNFGEFNAVLCGLTHARGQYTAIIDDDFQNPPESILTLLKTAERGQFDVVYSRYAEKKHHWFRNVGSWLVNALTTYSLGKPRGLYLSSFKLIRREVVDEIIAYTGPYPYIDGLIFRVTRNIGSVEVPHNPRSEGQSNYTLRKLIALFLNVFIGYSLWPIRIFTVAGAVMFGLGLVTGLILLAGELAGAFTVSGLGLIGWGIGTGLGLQLLFMGVLGEYLGKLFMAHSGLPAYVEKRRKERVTD
- a CDS encoding class I SAM-dependent DNA methyltransferase, giving the protein MIGRSDEYEKMYRLEGQLWWYRILHERVDAVLRRHFGTQRDIQLLDAGCGTGGLLRFLQQRGYTRLRGIDGSADAVAFCQARDLPVVFLNLNHLDQFEPETTYDVIVCNDVFCYFDDTNLIPLVNQLVRRLRPNGILITNNNAFNVFRGQHDRAVGSMRRFVQKDLEQLLIPAGLQIRTATYWSLLLSPLILLMRQWQDWQLRRGWRALEEAESDVYMPPAWLNETLYRIVRAEQTVFARTPFGSSLFITAGK
- a CDS encoding riboflavin synthase, with protein sequence MFTGIIETTGLVSGIEAEGTNLTFRMESALASELKIDQSVSHNGVCLTVTSVADGSYTVTAVDETLRKTNLGQVKPGDRVNLERCMPATGRFDGHIVQGHVDQTGICTGVQDMNGSWLYDFRYDVDAADNVTVEKGSICINGVSLTVFNSEPNQFRVTIIPYTYEHTNFRELKAGDTVNLEFDIVGKYIKKMLAGYR
- a CDS encoding PASTA domain-containing protein, encoding MAKISTRSFTDLLIHIGIIIALVTALFLAFFFVYLPYTTNHGQTITVPDVTRLSLDELQNILDDRNLRYEVSDCTFVAGAQPLTVIQQYPRANMKVKEGRKIYITITRRVAPMVPMPQLVSLTFRSAELNLRSMGLEVGDKDYVPDVAKNAVLRQLYNGKEIAVGTPVPKGAKIDLEIGDGLGNTMFDIPDVVGLQIDEAEAAIRGSNLKIGTKIPVDDPEKEVGTVVRQRPEARSGERIRVGETMDLWVVGPVDPDR
- a CDS encoding T9SS type A sorting domain-containing protein, yielding MTLALPDRSYGKAARHFLGNVVLLLYCCFSLPARAQTPLTLPFFDDFSTNARTGIAGVDQPDPNRWQPGSGVYLNNTMSINHPTVGMASFDGLAANGLPYVRNNQFAQGYTDTLASRPINLAGLVAADSVYLSFYWQIRGLGELPDAGDSLTVQFLDRTGVWRTVWTVEGGLPNNNFPQAFIPIRSATYLHGAFAFRFRSYGRSSGPFDTWNIDYVYLNRGRSVNDRFVKDVAVRQPLSPFLKRYTAMPLAQYRVNPAAETADSVTTDINNLFNNFNFTTFRFSVRDEVSGRSIQEDPQTNTTLIPSLSSQRKSARPAPVTNLGTATRAVLRYKVDLLTTDDQNPSIPGVNLRRNDTISAQAVLDDYYAYDDGSWEFGLQIGPRERVAVRYILNKPDAISGVRAVIVPFRTNQTGQPFVLSVFNNRNGVPGTAIYQKSFTTQYAPYRNGFVEFKFDQSIAVQDTFYVGYQQISTSDTTFLRLGVDKNSPFSRQIFYSGGTDWAQNGVSDALNVQGAFMLRPVMGGTVSGVVTATPEPEPLIPLVAYPNPTTGIIRWDSNRLSRLEVMSAGGRLLYGLEPGRGQQSTDLSYLPDGVYLLRLIEKERVVVQKLLISR
- a CDS encoding rhodanese-like domain-containing protein codes for the protein MDITVQELKERLEKGEKLNLIDVREPNEYEADNIGATLIPLGDLPYELDQLDGLQDEEVIVHCRSGKRSEMAQQILEQNGFNNVRNVIGGMLAYRAQ
- the miaA gene encoding tRNA (adenosine(37)-N6)-dimethylallyltransferase MiaA, giving the protein MKTLLVIAGPTAVGKTSLCVQLAKQLRTDVVSADSRQLYRELTIGTAKPTPAEMDGVPHHFIDSHSIHDPVNAGRYERECLAVLAELFQSKDVVILSGGTGLYINAVCFGLDELPPVDPALRQQLLDRFQQEGLSVLQAELRQLDPVYAETADLQNPIRVTRALEVCLSSGEPYSSFRRQQAIERPFQSIMVALERPRDELYTRIDARMDAMLSAGLIGEVHTLLPYRALPTLQTVGYQEVFPYLDGVYDEEEMIRLLKRNSRRYAKRQLTWFRNQGNYQWFGANDAEGILKKWMKQAV
- a CDS encoding winged helix-turn-helix transcriptional regulator, with product MNGQSRTHTIVDNSQVVLKKTLDIICGKWRLYIIFQLGKEFRRYGELRRMIPDVSEKVLVQELKALAALGVVEKRSYNEVPPRVEYGLTPKGLHILPTLLELTTIGEVFLEP
- a CDS encoding outer membrane beta-barrel protein; amino-acid sequence: MTTFSQLSLAALLFVSATAATAQSTAPGIEFGIKGGATFTHGFTNIPGQTIREGVQVPALENKSDGIGYGYSGGLWARKNFNSFFVQAEVTYNRFVLKQKTNVTLDVNANAAIANALPISVAPGLVNATLDVTSESILEAIDVPILFGKRFMDGRLRAYAGPNFIFVQKAEAKRVNSGRINGNAAIGFPETAIPPTSGTTNLLNKYEAGSLEVKDFTYALELGAGFSPINKLDVDVRYAVPVGGVYKDSNITGFLGIATVSLAYRLF
- a CDS encoding SGNH/GDSL hydrolase family protein, with protein sequence MHFTTRFQWGFLLTTIVSVIACTNNDIDPNATAGTVSKGDADFTKYVAVGNSLTSGYADGGLYRDGQLNSYPNILAGQFKSVGGGDFIQPLFTTEQANGTGYIRLKKLPASATSLPTFDTTKTQLAVRSLSSTGGVLYTKFTGTNQNLGVPGIRIADVLRVGYGSKEGNPYFERFLDDQAAATTYLQYISTNLAGATFFSCWLGNNDALGYATSGGVGAENETRGLTSVSLFTTNFTAVMSKLTENNRKGVVIGIPNVVQTPFFTTATAQIKTLLQAQGIPGLAIQSKSAPGGVKISGDGDYFLLSIAPVLTSFITRGVGLSAANPIPDQYVLDASEVQTLTSRINSFNGIMKAQADAKGVAYVDPNSALNQISSATGLVQSGITYTGSYLQGGVYSLDGIHLTPAGYALMANEIIKGINAKYNATVPQVNPANYRRVLLQN